Proteins encoded together in one Pseudomonas arsenicoxydans window:
- the alg8 gene encoding mannuronan synthase: MHRLKHGLLQAAGWLFYLSLLMGIAMVLPTSTFDSESKDFIFLIGFIGIWRYSMGATHFLRGMLFLYVVYPHLRRKVRKLGAAANPSHVYLMVTSFRIDALTTAQVYSSVIREAIDCGLPATMVCSIVEMSDELLVKSLWARMNPPDRVKLDFVRIPGTGKRDGLAYGFRAISRHLPDDRAVVAVIDGDTVLAPGVVLKTVPWFQLFGNVGGLTTNEFCEVRGGYVMAEWHKLRFAQRHINMCSMALSKRVLTMTGRMSVFRATVVTDPDFIADVESDSLQHWRLGRFKFLTGDDKSSWFSLMRLGYDTFYVPDAAIHTVEHPPEKSFIKASRKLMFRWYGNNLRQNSRALGLGMKRLGLFTSVVLFDQRVSMWTSLLGLTVAIIASFKYGTAFILVYLLWIGITRLILTLLLSCSGHRIGPAYPAILYYNQIVGALVKIYVFFRLDQQSWTRQDTKLTRDLASFQRWFNTWSSRTMTFSAGSIFVAVLLMMV; the protein is encoded by the coding sequence ATGCACAGGCTAAAGCACGGCCTACTTCAGGCCGCCGGTTGGCTGTTTTACCTAAGTTTACTGATGGGCATCGCCATGGTGTTGCCTACGTCCACGTTCGACTCCGAGTCGAAGGACTTTATCTTCCTGATCGGCTTCATCGGGATCTGGCGTTACTCGATGGGTGCCACGCACTTTCTGCGCGGGATGCTGTTTCTGTACGTGGTTTATCCGCACCTGCGGCGCAAAGTGCGCAAGCTGGGTGCAGCGGCAAACCCGTCTCATGTCTATTTGATGGTGACCAGTTTTCGCATCGACGCGCTGACCACGGCGCAGGTGTACAGCTCGGTTATCCGCGAAGCGATTGACTGCGGCCTGCCCGCCACCATGGTCTGCTCCATCGTCGAAATGTCCGATGAGCTGTTGGTGAAAAGCCTTTGGGCCCGGATGAATCCACCGGATCGGGTCAAGCTCGATTTCGTGCGCATTCCCGGCACCGGCAAACGCGATGGCCTGGCCTACGGTTTCCGCGCTATCTCCCGCCACTTGCCGGATGACCGCGCTGTAGTGGCCGTGATCGATGGCGACACCGTGCTCGCCCCCGGCGTTGTGCTCAAGACCGTGCCGTGGTTCCAGCTGTTCGGCAACGTCGGCGGCCTGACCACCAACGAGTTCTGCGAAGTGCGCGGCGGCTACGTCATGGCCGAATGGCACAAACTGCGATTCGCCCAGCGCCACATCAACATGTGCTCGATGGCCCTGTCCAAACGCGTACTGACGATGACCGGCCGGATGTCGGTATTTCGCGCGACGGTCGTTACCGACCCGGACTTCATCGCCGACGTGGAAAGCGACTCGCTGCAACACTGGCGCCTGGGCCGCTTCAAGTTCCTGACCGGTGACGACAAGTCGAGCTGGTTCAGCTTGATGCGTCTGGGCTACGACACGTTCTACGTGCCGGATGCCGCGATCCACACCGTGGAACACCCGCCGGAAAAAAGCTTCATCAAGGCCAGTCGCAAATTGATGTTCCGCTGGTACGGCAACAACCTGCGCCAGAACTCCCGCGCCTTGGGCCTGGGTATGAAACGTCTCGGCCTGTTCACCTCGGTGGTGCTGTTCGATCAGCGCGTGTCGATGTGGACCTCGCTGCTGGGCCTGACGGTGGCGATCATTGCCAGCTTCAAGTACGGCACCGCGTTCATCCTGGTTTACCTGCTGTGGATCGGCATTACGCGCCTGATCCTGACCCTGCTGCTGTCCTGCTCCGGTCACCGGATCGGCCCGGCCTACCCGGCCATTCTCTATTACAACCAGATCGTCGGCGCACTGGTGAAGATCTACGTGTTCTTCCGCCTCGACCAACAATCCTGGACCCGCCAGGACACCAAATTGACCCGTGATCTCGCCAGCTTTCAACGTTGGTTCAACACCTGGTCGTCTCGGACCATGACCTTCTCCGCCGGCAGCATTTTTGTTGCCGTGCTGCTGATGATGGTCTGA
- a CDS encoding alginate biosynthesis protein Alg44 produces the protein MNTAVNANVVHESEAQRQHARVKIPAKLRFFGPDRTPMEARVIDLSAGGLAFNAGQLPLKIGDVYKARLQFVIDNLGLAMDVELQVRSIDRPTGRVGCQFQNLEPQDISTLRHLITSHLAGDIVSMGEVLATLQRDNFTKARKVKDGGHGMTAFGRLRAVTFSLAIFLVGLAAFGFIFKSVYGMYFISHAQAGLVSVQGMNITMPRDGTVQSLIKADGVAAKGAPLATFSTSMLDVLKGHLDEDQLQPAKVEELFGKQMTGTLTSPCDCTVAQQMVANGQYASKGDVIFQLVPRNSEANVEARFSYRQFGDVLPGSSVRFQIAGENKSRTGKIVSSTSLKSADLSSDIRVLIQPDEPLDSKFAGRPVEVNSDRGPNLNWLIDKAMASGL, from the coding sequence ATGAATACCGCCGTCAACGCCAACGTAGTGCATGAGTCAGAAGCCCAGCGCCAACACGCCCGAGTGAAAATTCCGGCCAAGCTGCGCTTCTTCGGTCCTGACCGGACCCCGATGGAAGCTCGAGTGATCGACCTCTCCGCTGGCGGCCTGGCTTTCAACGCCGGTCAGCTGCCACTGAAGATCGGCGACGTGTACAAGGCTCGCCTGCAATTCGTCATCGACAACCTCGGCCTGGCCATGGACGTGGAGCTGCAAGTGCGCTCCATCGACCGCCCGACCGGCCGTGTCGGTTGCCAGTTCCAGAACCTGGAACCGCAAGACATCTCGACCCTGCGCCACCTGATCACCTCTCACCTGGCCGGCGACATCGTCAGCATGGGTGAAGTGCTGGCGACCCTGCAGCGCGATAACTTCACCAAGGCGCGCAAGGTCAAGGATGGCGGCCACGGCATGACCGCGTTCGGTCGTCTGCGTGCAGTGACCTTCAGCCTGGCGATTTTCCTCGTCGGTCTGGCAGCGTTCGGTTTCATCTTCAAGTCGGTGTATGGCATGTACTTCATCAGCCACGCACAGGCAGGCCTTGTCAGCGTGCAGGGCATGAACATCACCATGCCGCGTGACGGCACCGTGCAAAGCCTGATCAAGGCTGACGGTGTTGCTGCCAAAGGCGCGCCACTGGCGACCTTCAGCACCAGCATGCTCGACGTACTCAAAGGCCATCTGGACGAAGACCAGCTGCAACCGGCCAAGGTTGAAGAGCTGTTCGGCAAGCAAATGACCGGCACCCTGACCTCGCCGTGCGATTGCACCGTGGCGCAACAAATGGTCGCCAACGGTCAGTACGCCAGCAAAGGCGACGTGATCTTCCAACTGGTGCCGCGTAACAGCGAAGCCAACGTAGAAGCCCGCTTCTCCTATCGCCAGTTCGGCGACGTGCTGCCAGGCAGCTCGGTGCGCTTCCAGATCGCCGGCGAAAACAAGTCCCGCACCGGCAAGATCGTCAGCAGCACCAGCCTGAAAAGCGCCGACCTGTCGTCCGACATTCGCGTCCTGATTCAGCCTGACGAGCCGCTGGACAGCAAGTTCGCCGGTCGCCCGGTTGAAGTGAACAGCGATCGTGGCCCGAACCTGAACTGGCTGATCGACAAAGCCATGGCTTCCGGTCTTTAA
- the algK gene encoding alginate biosynthesis TPR repeat lipoprotein AlgK codes for MPVTTPTILTTPQTQWKGRLGLSDAPSRGLRSHMGSLCAIALAVSLAGCAGLPDQRLANEALKRGDTALAQQNYKQLADLGYSEAQVGLADIQVDSHDPAQIKLAEATYRAAADVSPRAQARLGRLLVAKPGSTEAEQHEAEGLLKKASANGEGNTLIPLAMLYLQYPHSFPNVNAQKQISQWRAEGKPEAGLAQVLLYRTQGTYDQHLDEVESICKAALNTTDICYVELATVYQKQAKPEKQAELIKQMQAAHAHGTVSAQRVDSVARVLGDTTLGKTDEKTAQSLLEGIAPGYPASWVSLAQLLYDFPELGDVDTMMKYLNNGRAADQPRAELLLGKLYYEGKWVPADAKVAEEHFQKAVDKEVAADYYLGQIYRRGYLGKVYSQKALDHLLKAARNGQNSADFAIAQLFSQGRGTKPNPLNAYVFSQLAKAQDTPQATELATTLEAQLPPAQLAEAQRLLKQEQAVRGSLSQNTLEMHALQEEDGEESL; via the coding sequence ATGCCCGTGACGACTCCGACTATCCTCACAACACCGCAAACCCAGTGGAAGGGTCGCCTCGGTTTGTCTGATGCACCGAGCCGTGGCCTTCGCTCCCACATGGGTTCACTGTGCGCAATCGCTCTGGCCGTGAGCCTGGCCGGTTGCGCCGGCCTGCCCGACCAGCGTCTGGCCAATGAAGCCCTCAAGCGCGGCGACACCGCGCTGGCGCAGCAGAACTACAAGCAACTGGCCGACCTGGGCTACAGCGAAGCTCAAGTAGGCCTCGCCGATATCCAGGTCGACAGCCATGACCCGGCGCAGATCAAGCTGGCCGAGGCGACTTATCGCGCCGCGGCCGATGTCTCGCCGCGGGCCCAGGCTCGCCTCGGCCGTCTGCTGGTGGCCAAGCCCGGTTCCACCGAGGCCGAACAGCACGAAGCCGAAGGCCTGTTGAAAAAAGCTTCGGCCAATGGCGAAGGCAATACGCTGATCCCGCTGGCCATGCTGTACCTGCAATACCCGCACAGTTTCCCGAACGTCAACGCACAAAAGCAGATCAGCCAATGGCGCGCCGAAGGCAAGCCGGAAGCGGGTCTGGCCCAAGTGCTGCTCTATCGCACCCAAGGCACTTACGACCAGCACCTGGACGAAGTCGAAAGCATCTGCAAAGCCGCGTTGAACACCACCGACATCTGCTACGTCGAACTGGCCACCGTTTACCAGAAACAGGCCAAGCCAGAGAAGCAAGCCGAGCTGATCAAGCAGATGCAAGCGGCTCATGCCCATGGCACCGTTTCCGCTCAGCGCGTCGACAGCGTCGCTCGCGTGCTCGGCGATACAACCCTGGGCAAGACCGACGAAAAAACCGCTCAGTCGCTGCTCGAAGGCATTGCTCCGGGCTACCCCGCTTCCTGGGTCAGCCTGGCGCAATTGCTTTACGACTTCCCGGAACTGGGCGACGTCGACACGATGATGAAGTACCTGAACAACGGCCGTGCCGCCGACCAGCCGCGCGCCGAATTGCTGCTCGGCAAGTTGTACTACGAAGGCAAATGGGTCCCGGCCGACGCCAAAGTCGCCGAAGAACATTTCCAGAAAGCCGTCGACAAAGAAGTGGCCGCCGATTACTACCTCGGCCAGATCTACCGTCGTGGTTACCTGGGCAAGGTCTATTCGCAAAAAGCGCTGGACCACCTGCTCAAGGCCGCGCGTAACGGCCAGAACAGCGCCGATTTCGCCATTGCCCAATTGTTCTCCCAAGGCCGTGGCACCAAGCCCAACCCGCTTAACGCCTATGTCTTCAGCCAATTGGCCAAGGCTCAGGACACCCCGCAAGCCACCGAGCTTGCAACAACACTTGAAGCCCAACTGCCGCCTGCCCAGCTCGCCGAGGCCCAACGCCTGTTGAAACAAGAACAGGCCGTTCGTGGTTCCTTGAGTCAGAACACGCTGGAAATGCATGCCCTGCAAGAAGAAGACGGCGAGGAATCCCTATGA
- a CDS encoding alginate export family protein has translation MKLNPFMKAGIGLTFALIWSCPTLAAITETKNFGLEVKVTGQSEADSDLGTQSGGDVNGVGLDLRPWIYGESGAWSAYAMGQAVTATDIIETDTLQGTASDGTTPTTSGDRKTKKNYLAMREFWVGYSGLTPYPGEMLKLGRQRLHNADGQWRDTNIEALNWTFDTTLLRANMGVAERFSEYRTDLTELAPKDKDRLHVYADAEYQWTPGNWAGVRAHHTHDDGKLDYPEPGVPTDSLDKKQNGDLTWLGLTADSDAYNWRNTNTVNYWGSITGMSGDTDTVNPLNANGTPPTEAKRGQDLNGWATDVGVRLRLDPQWQVGAAYARASAEYEQNGLESNRSNYTGTRSRVHRFGEAFRGEMQNMQTATLFGSWMLNDEYDASLIYHKFWRVDGNKPVGSNGINAVEDNTDPTGAILSTTSLPLNDGEKDLGQEMDLVVTKYFKQGLLPAALSQSIDEPSALVRFRGGVFKPGDAYGKEVDSYMHRAFIDVIWRF, from the coding sequence ATGAAGTTGAATCCATTCATGAAGGCCGGCATCGGCCTGACGTTCGCGCTGATCTGGTCTTGCCCGACACTGGCCGCGATCACTGAAACCAAAAACTTCGGCCTCGAAGTGAAAGTTACCGGCCAGTCCGAAGCTGACAGCGACCTCGGCACCCAGAGCGGCGGCGACGTCAACGGCGTCGGCCTCGACCTGCGTCCATGGATCTATGGCGAGAGCGGCGCGTGGAGCGCCTACGCCATGGGCCAGGCCGTGACCGCCACCGACATCATCGAAACGGACACCTTGCAAGGGACCGCCAGCGACGGCACCACGCCGACCACCAGCGGTGATCGCAAGACCAAGAAAAACTACCTGGCGATGCGTGAATTCTGGGTCGGCTACAGCGGCCTCACGCCGTATCCCGGCGAGATGCTGAAGCTCGGCCGTCAACGCCTGCACAACGCCGACGGCCAATGGCGCGACACCAACATCGAAGCCCTGAACTGGACCTTCGACACCACCCTGTTGCGCGCCAACATGGGTGTCGCCGAACGCTTCAGCGAGTACCGCACCGACCTAACGGAGCTGGCTCCAAAAGACAAGGATCGCCTGCACGTCTACGCCGATGCCGAGTATCAGTGGACACCGGGCAACTGGGCGGGCGTTCGCGCTCATCACACCCACGATGACGGCAAGCTCGACTACCCGGAACCGGGCGTACCCACCGATTCGCTGGACAAGAAACAGAACGGCGATCTCACCTGGCTGGGCCTGACCGCCGACAGTGACGCCTACAACTGGCGCAACACCAACACCGTCAATTACTGGGGCAGCATCACCGGCATGAGCGGCGACACCGACACGGTCAACCCGCTGAACGCCAACGGCACGCCTCCGACCGAAGCCAAACGTGGTCAAGACCTCAATGGCTGGGCCACGGATGTCGGCGTGCGTCTGCGCCTCGATCCGCAATGGCAAGTCGGTGCAGCCTATGCCCGCGCCAGCGCCGAGTACGAACAGAACGGCCTGGAAAGCAACCGCTCGAACTACACCGGTACCCGCTCACGGGTTCACCGTTTCGGCGAAGCCTTCCGTGGCGAAATGCAGAACATGCAGACCGCCACCCTGTTTGGTTCGTGGATGCTCAACGACGAATACGACGCCAGCCTGATCTACCACAAATTCTGGCGCGTCGACGGCAACAAGCCGGTTGGCAGCAACGGCATCAATGCGGTCGAGGACAACACCGACCCTACCGGCGCGATTCTCTCCACCACGTCCCTGCCGCTGAACGATGGCGAAAAAGACCTCGGTCAGGAGATGGACCTGGTCGTCACCAAGTACTTCAAGCAAGGCTTGCTGCCTGCCGCGTTGAGCCAGTCGATCGATGAGCCATCGGCCCTCGTGCGCTTCCGTGGCGGCGTGTTCAAGCCGGGCGATGCCTATGGCAAAGAAGTCGATTCCTACATGCACCGCGCATTCATCGACGTGATCTGGCGCTTCTGA
- the algG gene encoding mannuronan 5-epimerase AlgG yields the protein MNSAKRGSLTLLAGAMLLASAAAFATVEPVVKPATTAKGLQQARTYTVSSAPTAPLELAKPTLPDTSGYTAEAIAKKIVRTKAGKISVRRMMQEDTLKDFIGGDNKMAEWVVRQHGIPQAIFIDDGYMNLKDLTKKLPKQYFSETSPGVFLAKLPIVVGRHGILEIDKQTQELRLSQEAGSFLVNDGQLFVRDTKITGWREKDNGPATFNSPKEFRPFLLSWGGTETYIANSKIASFGYANSKSYGVSISQYTPNMAKVLKRPEPTGWIVGSEFSDMWYGFYCYETRDFVVKGNTYKDNIVYGIDPHDRSHGLIIADNTVHGTKKKHGIIISREVNDSFIFNNRSYDNKLSGLVIDRNSVNNLIAYNEIYKNHTDGITLYESADNLLWGNKVISNRRHGIRVRNSVNIRLYENLSMANGLTGVYGHIKDLSDTDRDIKLDPFDAQVSLIIVGGELAGNGSGPLSIDSPLSVELYRVSMLAPTKSSGISFNGILGERQDEILDLLVRQQKAVLIDPVERQTEMRD from the coding sequence ATGAACAGTGCAAAGCGAGGTTCGCTGACGCTACTGGCCGGCGCAATGCTGCTGGCCAGCGCCGCAGCCTTCGCCACCGTCGAACCGGTGGTGAAACCGGCCACAACGGCCAAAGGTCTGCAACAGGCCAGGACCTATACCGTCAGCAGCGCGCCAACCGCGCCGCTGGAGCTGGCTAAACCGACACTGCCGGACACTTCCGGCTACACCGCCGAAGCGATCGCCAAGAAAATCGTGCGCACCAAGGCCGGCAAGATCAGCGTGCGCCGGATGATGCAAGAAGACACCTTGAAGGACTTCATCGGTGGCGACAACAAGATGGCCGAGTGGGTGGTGCGTCAGCACGGCATCCCGCAGGCGATCTTTATCGACGACGGCTACATGAACCTCAAGGACCTGACGAAGAAGCTGCCTAAACAGTACTTCAGCGAAACGTCCCCGGGCGTGTTCCTGGCGAAATTGCCGATCGTGGTCGGCCGTCACGGCATCCTCGAAATCGACAAACAGACCCAGGAGTTGCGCCTGTCCCAAGAGGCCGGTTCGTTCCTGGTCAACGACGGCCAGCTGTTTGTGCGCGACACCAAAATCACTGGCTGGCGCGAGAAGGACAATGGTCCGGCGACGTTCAATTCGCCCAAGGAATTCCGTCCGTTCCTGCTGTCCTGGGGCGGCACCGAGACCTACATCGCCAACAGCAAGATCGCCAGTTTCGGTTACGCCAACAGTAAGTCCTACGGCGTGAGTATTTCCCAGTACACGCCGAACATGGCCAAGGTGCTCAAGCGTCCCGAGCCGACTGGCTGGATCGTCGGTTCCGAGTTCTCGGACATGTGGTACGGCTTCTACTGCTACGAAACCCGCGACTTCGTGGTCAAGGGCAACACCTACAAGGACAACATCGTCTACGGCATTGACCCGCATGACCGTTCCCACGGTCTGATCATTGCCGACAACACGGTGCACGGCACGAAGAAGAAGCACGGGATCATCATTTCCCGTGAGGTCAACGACAGCTTCATCTTCAACAACCGCAGCTACGACAACAAGCTCTCGGGCCTGGTGATCGACCGTAACAGCGTCAACAACCTGATCGCCTACAACGAGATCTACAAGAACCACACAGACGGCATCACCCTCTACGAGAGTGCCGACAATCTGCTGTGGGGCAACAAGGTGATCAGCAACCGTCGCCACGGCATCCGGGTTCGTAACAGCGTGAACATCCGCCTCTACGAAAACCTGTCGATGGCCAACGGCCTGACCGGCGTCTACGGCCACATCAAAGACCTGAGCGACACCGACCGCGACATCAAGCTCGATCCGTTCGACGCCCAGGTGTCGTTGATCATCGTCGGCGGCGAACTGGCCGGCAACGGCAGTGGCCCGCTGTCCATCGACTCGCCGCTGAGCGTCGAGTTGTATCGCGTGTCCATGCTCGCACCGACCAAATCCAGCGGCATCAGCTTCAACGGGATTCTCGGCGAGCGTCAGGATGAAATTCTCGACCTGCTGGTGCGCCAGCAGAAAGCCGTGCTGATCGACCCTGTCGAACGCCAGACTGAAATGCGGGACTGA
- a CDS encoding alginate O-acetyltransferase, translating into MHSHLIKLLSLSALTAGILAASGGVRAEDVQAPKFSAEPCCNLCPEAHDAKNYTTRYQQNFTTLVQAQGDWLFRTQEDLRTEFDTSPAGYKRMKELHDAFKSKGVELVVVYQPTRGLVNRNKLNPEEKAKYDFDKALKNYKTMLGRFAAMGYVVPDLSPLTNESLPDTLPAHDFYFRGDQHWTPYGAQRTAKIVGEKIKQMPEFAGIPKREFESHRSGRMGKTGTLHNMAGQLCGTSYAIQYMDQFTTEPKGEAADGDLFGDSGNPEITLVGTSHSGKNYNFAGFLEEAIGADILNVAFPGGGLEGSMLQYLGSEEFQTKPPKILIWEFSPLYRLDQETIYRQMMALLDNGCEGKDAQMTASTTLKPGKNELLVNSTNLNLQNSGHQVDIRFADPSVKKLQATLWYMNGRHEDIKIEKPETSDTDGRFAFELRTDDDWASQNLLAIEVQGPEAGTAPQKVETKICKRNVFPGTGQRTAQVGQ; encoded by the coding sequence ATGCACTCACACTTGATCAAATTACTCAGCCTGTCGGCCCTGACCGCCGGCATTCTCGCGGCCAGTGGCGGTGTTCGCGCCGAAGACGTCCAGGCACCGAAGTTCAGCGCAGAACCGTGCTGCAACCTGTGCCCTGAAGCCCACGACGCGAAAAACTACACCACGCGTTACCAGCAGAACTTCACCACGCTGGTGCAGGCGCAGGGCGATTGGCTGTTCCGTACTCAAGAAGACTTGCGCACCGAGTTCGACACCTCCCCCGCCGGCTACAAACGCATGAAAGAACTGCACGATGCGTTCAAGAGCAAAGGCGTGGAACTCGTTGTTGTTTATCAACCCACGCGTGGCTTGGTGAACCGCAACAAACTGAACCCGGAAGAAAAAGCCAAATACGATTTCGACAAGGCCCTGAAGAACTACAAGACCATGCTGGGGCGTTTCGCCGCCATGGGCTACGTGGTGCCGGACCTGTCGCCGCTGACCAACGAGTCGCTGCCTGACACCTTGCCCGCCCACGACTTCTACTTCCGCGGCGACCAGCACTGGACGCCGTATGGCGCCCAACGCACGGCAAAAATCGTCGGCGAGAAAATCAAGCAAATGCCTGAATTTGCGGGCATTCCAAAACGCGAATTCGAGAGCCACAGGTCGGGTCGCATGGGCAAGACCGGAACGTTACACAACATGGCCGGTCAACTCTGTGGCACTAGCTACGCGATCCAGTACATGGATCAATTCACCACCGAGCCAAAGGGTGAAGCAGCGGATGGCGACCTGTTCGGAGACTCCGGAAATCCGGAGATCACCCTGGTCGGCACCAGCCACAGTGGCAAGAACTACAACTTCGCCGGTTTCCTCGAAGAGGCCATCGGCGCCGACATCCTCAACGTGGCGTTCCCCGGCGGTGGCCTGGAAGGTTCGATGCTGCAGTACCTGGGCAGCGAAGAGTTCCAGACCAAGCCACCCAAGATTCTGATCTGGGAATTCTCGCCGCTCTATCGCCTTGACCAGGAAACCATCTACCGCCAGATGATGGCGCTGCTGGACAACGGTTGCGAAGGAAAGGATGCACAGATGACCGCCAGCACCACATTGAAACCGGGCAAGAACGAATTGTTGGTCAACAGCACGAACCTGAACCTGCAAAACAGCGGTCACCAGGTTGATATCCGTTTCGCCGATCCATCGGTGAAAAAGCTGCAAGCCACCCTCTGGTACATGAACGGTCGCCACGAGGACATCAAAATCGAAAAACCGGAAACCTCCGACACCGACGGGCGTTTCGCCTTTGAGTTGCGCACGGACGATGACTGGGCCTCGCAGAATCTGCTGGCCATCGAAGTCCAGGGCCCTGAAGCAGGTACCGCGCCACAGAAAGTCGAAACGAAAATCTGCAAACGCAACGTGTTCCCTGGCACTGGGCAGCGTACCGCTCAGGTTGGGCAATGA
- a CDS encoding mannuronate-specific alginate lyase codes for MQTRTLKKLLAPSLLTLAMFAGATQAAAPLRPPQGYFAPIEKVKTGDKSEGCDAMPTPYTGSLQFRSKYEGSDKARSTLNEVSEKAFRDSTADITKLERGTSKRVMQFMRDGRPEQLECTLNWLTSWAKADALMSKDFNHTGKSMRKWALGSMASAYIRLKFSDSHPLETHQQESQLIEAWFSKMADQVVSDWDNLPLDKTNNHSYWAAWSVMATSVATNRRDLFDWSVKEFKVGANQIDAQGFLPNELKRQQRALAYHNYALPPLAMIASFAQVNGVDLRQENNGALKRLGDRVLAGVKDPDEFEKKNGKEQDMTDLKIDSKFAWLEPFCTLYTCPADVLEQKHKMQPFKTFRLGGDLTKVYDPANEKGNKGS; via the coding sequence ATGCAAACCCGAACTTTGAAAAAATTACTCGCGCCGTCCCTGCTGACACTGGCGATGTTTGCCGGCGCCACTCAGGCCGCCGCGCCGCTGCGTCCGCCACAGGGTTACTTCGCGCCGATTGAAAAAGTCAAAACCGGCGACAAGAGCGAAGGCTGTGATGCCATGCCGACGCCGTACACCGGCTCGCTGCAATTTCGCAGCAAGTACGAAGGCTCCGACAAGGCCCGTTCGACCCTGAACGAGGTCTCGGAAAAAGCCTTCCGCGACAGCACCGCCGACATCACCAAACTGGAGCGCGGCACCAGCAAGCGCGTAATGCAGTTCATGCGTGACGGTCGCCCGGAACAGCTCGAATGCACACTGAACTGGCTGACGTCCTGGGCCAAGGCCGACGCGTTGATGTCCAAGGACTTCAACCACACCGGCAAATCCATGCGCAAGTGGGCGTTGGGCAGCATGGCGTCTGCGTACATTCGCCTGAAGTTCTCCGACTCGCATCCGTTGGAGACTCATCAGCAAGAGTCTCAGTTGATCGAAGCCTGGTTCAGCAAAATGGCCGATCAGGTGGTCAGCGACTGGGACAACCTGCCGCTGGATAAAACCAACAACCACTCGTACTGGGCTGCCTGGTCGGTGATGGCAACTTCGGTCGCCACCAACCGCCGAGACCTGTTCGACTGGTCGGTGAAGGAATTCAAGGTCGGCGCCAATCAAATCGACGCCCAAGGTTTCCTGCCCAACGAACTCAAGCGTCAGCAACGCGCCCTCGCCTATCACAACTATGCCTTGCCGCCGCTGGCGATGATCGCCAGTTTCGCCCAGGTCAACGGTGTGGACTTGCGTCAGGAAAACAATGGCGCATTGAAACGCTTGGGTGATCGAGTGCTGGCCGGGGTTAAAGACCCGGACGAATTCGAGAAGAAAAACGGCAAGGAACAGGACATGACCGATCTCAAGATCGACTCGAAATTTGCCTGGCTCGAACCGTTCTGCACGCTCTACACCTGCCCGGCCGATGTGCTGGAACAGAAGCACAAGATGCAGCCGTTCAAGACCTTCCGCCTCGGGGGTGACTTGACCAAGGTCTACGACCCGGCCAATGAAAAAGGCAACAAAGGTTCCTAG